One window from the genome of Pyrus communis chromosome 16, drPyrComm1.1, whole genome shotgun sequence encodes:
- the LOC137719375 gene encoding uncharacterized protein At5g65660-like has product MESPDFSPPHVDASRPSLGFPLGTALLLIIIFSLSGIFSCCYHWDKLRSLRRSFNQDADPEADVEPPSPTKSKPAHMDLKQKQRQSLPVIMAGDQIPKFMALPCPREPPRDDKIAVKVQKQPKPPRFPVPLY; this is encoded by the exons ATGGAGAGCCCGGATTTTTCACCACCCCACGTGGATGCATCACGGCCGTCCTTGGGCTTCCCTCTTGGCACGGCTCTCCTCTTGATCATCATATTTAGCCTCAGTGGAATCTTCTCGTGCTGCTACCACTGGGACAAGCTCAGATCACTCCGTAGATCTTTCAACCAAGACGCTGACCCCGAGGCCGACGTCGAACCGCCATCTCCCACCaaatctaaacctgcccacatg GATTTGAAGCAGAAGCAGAGGCAAAGCTTGCCGGTGATAATGGCAGGGGACCAGATTCCAAAGTTTATGGCATTGCCATGTCCTCGAGAACCTCCGAGAGATGACAAGATTGCAGTGAAGGTGCAGAAGCAGCCCAAGCCACCTCGATTTCCCGTGCCTCTGTATTAG